Below is a window of Musa acuminata AAA Group cultivar baxijiao chromosome BXJ3-11, Cavendish_Baxijiao_AAA, whole genome shotgun sequence DNA.
CTCGGGGAATGCAACTGATAGACAGATTTGACTCAGTCATAGTGTTCGAAGCTCCTGCCCAAACTCAATTCCATCAAACACTGTAGCAACTTGACTTGGTCAAGGAACTCTATGGAGCTCCTTGTCCTCAAACACACTGGTGCATCAATCAACCTGAATAGTCAAATACTAATTTTTCTTGTTTAAATTTCTAGAGTGCCAATAACCAACTTAAgcacatatttatacatatccaATTCTAGAAAAAAGGTGTCCAAGTGTATCCAAAAGCACAGAAACAAAGAGGGAATGAAAGAGAAGAATAAGAGCAAGCATATATTGAATTTATCCAATAATTCATAGAACTAACAAATATTCGAAGTTTCTGCAATATCTGGAAAAGAAGCTTTATGTCCTCTCGGTTCAAACAGTTGCTGATTAGAGACCACAACCAAGCATTTGGAGGCATGGTTTGAGCTTCAACAGATTTGAGCATTTTCTGATATAATTCCTCTACAGCCTCTGCAATAAACATTGAAAGTTAACTCAATGGATCCCTAGGGATTAGAACAGATATGACAGTGACCTTTGTATTACTATGTCAATGAAGCTagataatttatcaaataaatatgAAGACATGTTGTGATAAAGAGTTCAGATCTGTTTTACAAATCTCTTTATGACAAGTTGAAAAAGAAGGAAACATATTATAAGAAACATGATGCTGTAGATGTGCAGAGTTGGGGATAAAATTTTTGTTAAGAGAAGAGATACAAAGTGCTTACGCTAGATGATCAGACAAAAAAAgttcaaataattcataactatccaACAATTACTTGTAAGTGCACCATTGTAAAAAAACTTGAACAAGATTCTACAGTTAGTGAACAACGAGAGGTTACATAGGGATCATAAATATTGTCATAGAAACACAGATACAGTTTAAGAATTTTCTATTTCTAATAATCTTATACCTTTTCATTTCAAGAAAAGAGATGATCATTTGATTACTTATAAAAGTAAACATAATGGTAATCAAACATTCAAACATATATATTCGAAATAGAAAAGTTTGATTATATGTATATACCTAGAGAAAGTTTGATTAATCAACATagaccaatcatatttttatataaaatggaaaagtagtatttttttttatcaaaactaagTGAAGGaacttatataaaaaataatcaaaattttcTAAAATAAGATGGAAAAAGAAGTTGCTTTGAACTTGGATGGAAATGATATTAATTCCATATGGACTTTAACAGCTACTATGATAGCATGGCAAAGGAGATTTTAAGAGAGCTAAAGGTAGCTGTGTAGCCTAAACAGAGACTTAATGGTGGTATGAGGAAATCCAAAAAGTTGGAAGTTGTTAATAATATGGAGATTATGAAAGCTGCAATTAGTTTATATCAACGAATATTTCATAGATTAAAATAATAGTTGTGAGTTTTGACATAAGAGATTTGTTCATAAAATTAGAATACATTATGTCAAGAAAGTTTTGAAGAGAGAGAAAATGGATAAGAACTCAGGACTTCAAGGCAACTCTAGAAAATCAgacaatattataaaataatcgtTAAGCCACACTTTATGGAATTAAATGTTGAGGTACTAAGAAATAACATCTAGAGGATGAGAATGTCAAGGTGGATAACGGGTCATGCTAGGATATATAGATATAAATATGTTTTCATTCATAAACAATTAAGTGTAGCATCAAATCTACTGATAGAGaatcgaaaaaaaaaatcttaggatgGTATGAccatattaaaaaaggagcactaTAAAAATTAAGGATAGACAGTGAGTTAATCACTATTAGTGGTGTGAGCAGAAGCAATAGAAATCTAAATGATCATAGCAAAAGATATTAATTTGCATAGAGATAATAAGAAAAACATTCATCTATTTGGAACATTACATCTTGTTCTCTTTGTATCATTGGTCTCCTGACAAAAAACCATGTATTGAGACAAATTCCATGCCATGGAGAGCATGAGGTTCCAGTGATTTTACATTCAAGACTTTTTTGGAGATTTTGGATAAATGATGTCATCTAGATGGCGGAAGCCTACAAGTAAGCATCTTGTTAAATGAAGTGATGGCTCATCTGAGGAGACCACATGGAGTAAGTCGCAAGATGATCTTTTTGGAGGAGGATCAGTTATAGCAATATTGCAGCAGAGGTTATAGCAGCAAAGGGTTGGTGGCCCATGTCCAGAATAAAACAATGTTCAGTAAATTCTGTTCAGCTCCAGTGACCCTTTTCTGCATCACTGACTCCTGCTGCACCTGTTAGGTTTCAACAACAtccaagcaaggttcgcaataccgtaccgtaccggagcttCGACCTGGGcttggtaccggtacggtacggtataccgctcggtacacccaggtgtaccgagcggtatattcaggcgtgccgagcactgtataacctatggtccgcgtaccgaaagtctgtcggaccggtacgtaccgcccgtaccgggcggtacggaccggtactgcaaaccatgcaaCCAAGGATTGTTTCCCAAAATATGGAAGTTTCTGTCCTAGAATACAAATGCAGGCCTTCGGTTTCAGCTATTCTAAGAGCAATTTAATCTCCTTTTCAATGAAAATATAACAAGAAAATCAAAGACAAATATAAACAACGATAGCAGCGCTGTTTTGCCATCATTTTGAACAACATTTCCATTTTCCAACaataaacacattcttctcttctatttataTTCAAGGTGTCTCTTCATCGAAGTAGAGAAGCATAGGTGAAATTCCTAATAGATTAATGTATGCGGTTTAGGTCAAAATACAGTCAATTATTATCCTAAAATGAGACACTGAAACATTAGTTTAAAGAATGTTAAACTACAAAGAAGAAAACCTGTAGGATGACTGCTCTCTTTATTAGCCACTGAAGACAAACGAGCGACAGCTGGGCAACAGTAGACTGTATAACCTCCCCATTGttgaaatttaaaatttgaaGTTTCCAAATTCCCACAGGCAACTCCTAGAGTTCATAAAATACAAGAACAATTGTTCAGGCATTAAAAGGTTAATGGAACATAACTAAAATATAGTTGGTGAACTTAATCAAAGTTGACATTGACCAAAGCAACATACATATTGACTAAGTTTATAGTTCACagtatatatatttatctttaaTATTAAAGGATAATGTAAATAGAATCACCTTTGAGGATCATTAACAACAAAGAAACAATGAAATAAATGAAGTAAGAATAACAGTAGCAACTACATGCATCTTTAGATTGAAATATGAGGAATTGAGAGCATAACTCTTAAGGAAGATTCTATCAATGGTTAAACCAACTCTGACCAAATGCTTAGTTAAGAAGTAAGCAATAAATACTCAATAAGTTAATAGATGAGTGACATATTATGTTAACTTGCTGAAAGCTATCTATTATGATTGTAAGAAATGCTTTGACAAGAATGACAAATGAGTAGACAAGGTAATGAAGATTGGCTGATCATAATTCATAAAGGAGTGAACTAGCATAATATCATTTTGTAAATCTTTGCTAATGCTTGGTGCTTGAAGTAAAACTGCTAAATTCAACAGTGGAAGTGCTTTTGTTTGTTGACCAATCACCTACTTCAGAATATCACAAAACATGTTTTTATGGTTATTGTAACTTTGTAAGTGCCCAAAACAAACAAATATTAGAACAAGGATTCATGTTTCATGACACAGAGAGAATGTCTGTACCTTTTTGGCATGACATGATATCGTGTCATGAAAGAGGACATGCCCCAGTCTACACACAGATTCGGTTACATATAGGGTCCTGTCCCCAACTGCAAAGATGGTAAGACCATCCTCAATTTAAACTAGCCCAATGCTTATTCTGAATCATCCAGATCTAATCAGTAAATTAATTGAAGTACATTTTCTCACATTCCCCTTAACTAAGCATCTCTCCTTTCTTAATTgatcccatctctctctctctctctcttttctttagcCTCTTTCTGATTTCTTCTCCTTTACATAACTCTTTGTTCACTCTGAGTCTTATCGCATTCCTTTTGTCTACCGGAACCAAAAAGGAGTAACTAATCAATATCtacaatatgaaaataataataaaaaaatacttctctaagaaaaacaaaTCCCACATTTGACATTAATAAATGGTGAAAATATGTTCTAGTTGGTATCATACCGAGATAAGTTAGTTTAAAAACACTTCCTTATTTGAATGACAAAGTCAGGTTTTCTTAAAGAGCCACTAGTCTGAAAATCTAAACAAGCTAATCTTAGTAGATTGATTACTTAATAAACCCACAATATCTGATCAaatttattatttgaaaaaaaactaCAATGCATGTTctgttcatatatatatgtatgtgtatatatgtatgtgtatatatatgcgtatatatgtatatgtatatatatatacacatatgtatatatgtatgtatatatacatatatgtatatacatatattgaaCACACAAATTGAGAAAGCAGTTGCATTTTACCAAAGGCATAGGTATCCCTTCCATATGCATTTGTATGTGCCTTCTCAACGAAACTAGAGTATGTTATCCTAGTACACTTAACAAATAAGCCTTTCCAATCCAGTTCTCAAATCAAGGAAACATGAAAATCGTTATAAAAACTTTTCTGAACCTGACAAGTAAATTTATCTATTTTGAAATTGAATATTTTTGCAAGGCAGTCTTTGGTCGAGCAGGAAGCTCTCGAGCGACTTACATGCTACCCTTGAAGCAAAATTCTCCAAGATTATTCACTtgataaaataaatcaaaaaTGCAAAGAGGCAAATAATCATGATTGACTTCCTATTCAAACATTTCTGATCATGATCCTCCTCGTAGGTGATGCCCAAGTCTCACTTTAGGGCCTTCAAATGTAAGGAACAGGAAGAGGTTCCTTTTAAAGCATTTCTGATCATGATCCTCCTCACTTTAGGGCCTTCAAATgtaaggaagaggaagaggagaagagtcaTACCTGAGATGTGATTAGGACAAAGATCGTACGTGGCGGTGTGCAGCGAGGTCGCGGCAAGCGTCGGTAGCCGGTAGCGGCAAGCGTCGGTCACGGTGAGAAGACGGAGGCGAGAAGTCGCGGTGAGTAGTCGCAGCATCGGTCGCGACTGCGTGAGAAACAGAGGCGGCCGGGAGGTGGGCTTGAGGGTTTTTCCACTCTCCTTTTATACGCGAACCGGACCGGAGGCGGTCCGGTTGATCGCAAGGGCTTCAGCGGAAATTTGAAAGTTAGGAAACAAAAGCACGAATCACGTCAAGCGGCGGACGTGCTCGGGAACCTGAAACACTTTTCCCAACTCAGAGTCATAAACCACAGAATTTGAAGAGGAGTTTTTGAACTCCTAAAATCTAGAGTTAGAAACATACCGGAGTTGGCCTCGTTAAAGTAACCAAATAAAATCTTCGCCCGAGTAATGGGAGCCGATCTAGTCCCTTTTCGCGGAGAAGGTTCAGGAACTTGCAGGATAGATCGTGGTTGAGAAGCAGAGCCTCTACCTGAAAAATGAGCACATCGGCTTCACAGCATCTTTACCGAGGTGAATGATGGTGGGGAGTTTGAGctcgaggtgaggtgaggtgaggttcaGAGGTCTCCGCTGCCGTCCGAAACCCTCGAGTTGATTGCGAAGTTCATCAAAGCAATAAGAGCTTTGCCAAATTCTTGGATTATGACACTCGGAAACGATAAAAAGGCTTTAATGGGATCTTCTCAAAGGAAACGAAAGCAACACAAAGACCTGTTTTAAAAAGGGATAGATAAGCCAACAGTGTAATATCTTTGTTCGGTACTGtttaaaatcgagaaataaaaTTATGACTTTTCACATTATAAAttgatttttaataaaaataaatagattCGAATCGAAATTAAAACCGATCGAACCGAAACCGAATCAGATCGTTGATTCGGATTTCGATTCCAAAATATCAACCCTTTATCGATTTGATTCTGAATTTAGATTTTACCAAGCCAGAATTGATGGAACCGAAAGCCAGAATTCGTGGGCTTTAAGGCCCAAATGTAATGGGCTTCTAAAGAGGCAGGCAATCCGATCAAATTTGGGACGGGGACGTAGGGAGGTCGACTTCGCTTAGGGTTTGACCTCCTTACGTCGTCGTTCCTTTTAATCTTAaccctcttcctctttcttcgtgattatttcttttcttcttctttttttttctctttctttcttgctttcccCTCCTCCATTCCCCAATTTACCCTCGTCGTCTTTCTCTCTGCCTCTCCTGTTTCTTAATCTCCTTCTCTCGGTTGGTTTCCATACTCCTTCCTCTTCTCTTATCCTTCTCTTTCTTTTATCCTCCTCTTTCTTGTGCTGTGCTTTTAATGATTCCCGCTCCGATCGCATTCCACTGACGGGGAGTCCCAATCTTCCTAAATCACCCGCTTTCGTCGCTATTGAGCTCTCAGGTGAGCGGTTGGATCCCCACCACTGTGCCCCGATCACTTCCATTTATGTTTTATGTAGCTCGGAGGACAAGGCAAAAGACGcttcttttttgcttctttcttgtTAGAATTACTTGCGGAAGCCGTAGGAAGGTGGAATCTTTAGGGTTTGATCTGGTGGTATCGATCGTTTGTTCGTTGCTTGATGGCGTTTTGTTCTTTTTTGGTTGTGATCGTTCAGATTTGGACGAGGAAGTGCGGTCAGGATTTATGTCCGTCTATCAATCCAGGGCTGAGAGGATCCAGGGGCAGCTTAGGAAACCCGGTCGACCGGGCAGCTCCGGCCAGCAGAGGAGTTCCATTGGCggcgggggcggcggcggcggcggctccgCCCCTCCTCCTATCCCCATCTCTGCATCCCCTGCTACTCCTTCGTCATTGTCGACGAACCGAAGGTGacatctcttctctctctttctgatCGGTATCCTCTTTGTCGCCGATGGGACTTGGCGTTTTTGCTCGTATGCGTGAATGGTTTTAAAGAGGGTTCCTATAGGATTTCTTTCGTTGTCGGTCTCTGTAGCTTCAAGAAATCTGGTAATGGACACGGGGGTCAATCTAGGGTAAATCCCACAACTGCGAGTTCTGAAGCGAGTGGTGCTGCTCCGGCTATTACTTTCCATCGGGCTGTTCAGAATGGTGCTCAGGCCCCGGCTCCCTCTCCTGGTAAACTGTCCAAAttaattgtctttttttttttctttgattcccCTCTTCAAAGATCATTGCTAGCCTTAGCAGTAGCAGCCAGAACCTAGAAATAGTTTCTTAATTTGTTAGAATCCCTGTGTATTAATTGTGATCTGTTTGTAATTATTTTTCTTCCAActggaatcatagagttttgctgaTGCTGGTTCTTTGTAGGATTTTCAGATGCACCAGCCCCAGGCAGTGCAAAACCGATTGATGTGCTGACCCCCAGAAATGCATCCCGAGCTATCCCGAAGGCGCCATCTTCTCAGTCTGCTACTGGAGCTTCGAGTTCTTCAACACCCTTGACACTTCCGAAAGGTTCAATGCTATTCCATTTTGATTAGTCACATGTTCTTTTTCACGACTTGCCCTGTAAGTATGAACTTCTGTGAACTTTACTTGCGTACCGGCAAGAGCCAATTTCTGCCAGAAAAAACTAGAATTTTCACTGTATTCTCATTTTGTGATGCTCTTTTCAGGGGATGCATCTAAGACCTTTACTCTTCAGTTTGGCTCAATAAATCCTGGCATCATGAACGAATTGCAGGTAGCATTTTTTTTCTGTAAttttatttttggtgtcggttCTTTTCCCTGTGTTTCTTGTGATGTTCTGCTCATACTTGGTAAATGCATTATGATTATCAAAGATTCCTGCTCGGACAAGCTCAGCTCCGCCAAATCTGGATGAACAACATGACCAGGTTTGTGGATATTTTAGCACTACGAATTATGTTTTCCATTTCTCATTTtcccaaaagaaaaaagagtagTTCGGAGTTTTCTGTATCAGTTTTCCCTCCCTCTGGTGCATGGCCTTTTCCTACCTCATAATGTGTTTCCCCTCTACTTTTTTGACAGAGTTTACTTGCAATTTTTATGACCCTCTAGTTTTAACAATAGAAACCTGGCTGCTTTGAGTTTGATCGTCACACTGATGTTTTACTTTGCTGACTTCTCAGGCTCATGCTGAGTCCTTTGGAGCTGCTCCAACATTGCCTATACCTTCTGTTCCAATaccgcagcaacaacaacaaactAAAAAGGTAGGTGGTGGTACTCATCAGTCTAGCAATCTGGAGCAACATCCTGTATCACAAGCAAAGAGAGATACAAGCATCCCAGTCCCATCTGCCTCAGTTGTTCCCCCACCAAAATCATCTGTTCTTCCAGTTTCTGGGATACCTTTGCCCATGTCTATGTCATTTCAACCTCAACAACCACCAGTTCCTCCTCAACTTGGTGGCCCTAGCCCACAGATGCTACCAGGTCTCGCAGCCAATTCACTGCAAATGACGATGACATTACCTGTGGCCAATGTCCCCCAAGTTGCACAGCAAATTTATGTTCCTGGCATCCAGCCTCATTTTGTGCAACAACAGGCACTGATGCATCAGGGACAAGGTTTAGGGTTTCCCCCTTCAATTGTTCATCAATTACCCCAACAATTAGGAAACTTGGGAATGGGCATTACTTCACAATTTCCTCAACAGCAGCCAGGTAAATTTGGTGGCCTTCGTAGGACCACAGTGAAAATAACTCATCCAGAAACTCATGAAGAGTTGAGGCTTGACAAAAAAACTGATTCTTCCAAGGATGGTGGTACCTCTGGGCAGAGGCCGCTTCCTAATGTAATCCCACAAGCTCAGGCTATTGCAACGTATAATGCTGCTCCTCAGATGTATTACCCCCAAATACAGCAAAATTCTTATAGCCCTTCTACACTTATTTTTACTACTACTTCTGTTCCTCTGACCAGTGGGCAGGTGTCGATGAGCTCACAAGCTCCAAGATATAGCTATTCTGTCAGTCAAAGTGGGCAAAACTTGCCTGTCATGCAGTCAACCATGGCCAACAATGTTCCAGTTGGCAAACCTTCACATTCATCCTCTCTGTGTTGCATTACTAAAGGGATAAACTCAGAAGAGAAACCAGTTTCCACCTCCCTCCCCGCCACAGTTCATGTAACTGCCAAACCATCCATCGGTTCAGAAGGTGAGAAAGTTGGGGCATCCTTGTTGGCACCTCCAGTGGTAATTAGCATGCCTGTTAGCAAAGCCCCTAAGTCGGTAAAGACTATGGCAGATTCTACTGATTCTTGTCAAAGAAACAAAGAGACAAGTCCAGATGGACCTGCTCGGCAGCCTAAGTCAGGTTCCAAACCGTTAGCTGATGTTTCATTGCCTAACGCAAACACAAGCTCTACTGCTGGTGATTCTGTGCCCTCAACAAAGCCATTGATCTCTGAATCACCAGCTGCTGACTCTGGCTTAATTCCATTTGGACCTGATGGCAGGAAAAGAGAACCTGTTGAAAGATCTGATTCTTTGAAGGAAACCCAGAAGAAGCAAAGTAACAAGGAGCATCTTCAGGTTTGTGTTCTTAGTTAATTTCCTTTTTCAATTTGTTGTTATTTGACTGGTGAATATTTTGAATCTTTGCAGTTAGATGCATCTTCTCCTGAAGGAGCAAACCTGTCTTTGTTAAAAATTACCGAGGGTAGATTTGAGAGAGAACTTATTTTTCAGGAAGGGCACACTAAAACTGAGAATACTGAAACTCTTTTAGCAACTGATATGGCCGCTTCTTCGATGTGGCCTTCCCTTAAAGCTGAAAACAGGAATCTTTCAGGAGGAACAACTAAGCCATGTGAAGGTAACTTAACGCCTGCTGTATCTAGCTTATCTGGAGCAATATTGGAGGAGGAAGCATCCCAAGATGCTTCGCTAGGGCATGCTGATTCATTTGGCTTGCCACCTGATGGTGTTTCCATCATAGAGGATTTTCCTTCTGAGACCACAATTTCTTTGAGCCCTATGGTGGATGGAACACATTTCAAAAGTTTGGATACTAGCTTGAGCGTGGCAAACACAGCTTTGGATGCTAGGATAGACGAAATGCTTGACGTAACAGAGCATGGGAAATCTGATGTATTTAATGCTTCATCACGACATTCTAATGATGCTGAAGTACATCCATCTTCTACCATCAGAAATTCTTCTGAATTTTCGTGTCCATTTGTGTCACTAAAAGAAGATGATGGGGTAAGAAATTATCAGAAAGTGACATCTAGGGACTACAATGCAGTGGACAACAAACCGTTGAATAGCTTTGTTGAAGATGTTGGTACCAGAGTGGAGATAAATAGGACAGTCAATGTACATTATAGATCTATTGATGCAGCTTTGGACTCAGCTGATTCTGGAACTGCACATGTTAGTGATGTTTCATCTGCAAATGACGGCAAAGATAAGCTTCATATGTGTCCGACCACACGTGAAGTAAAATATAGCAAGGATGTTGGTTTGACCGATTCTGGTGTTATGCCCATTGAATCGGTCCCTGTCCCTAATTCATCCCTTTCTGAGGTGGCACAGAAGCTGGGATCTAAAGTTATGGAATTGCCTAGTGTACTGATTTCTATGGCAAGCATGGGACAGAAGGAAAAATCTTCCTTGGAAAGCTCAATGCCTAAGATTGTGgctggaagaaagaagaagagaagggaaatacTTTTGAGAGCAGATGCTGCAGGGGCATCTGACCTTTACAATGCGTACAAGGGCCCAGGGGAAAAGATTGTGATTGTTAGTAACTCAGCAAGTATAGATAGCTCAACAGCTGACACAATGGTTGCACATGTAGATTATTCTAACAAGGACGTTGCTGCAAGTGAGGAAGATGGGCAGAACAAAGCTGAATTGGATGACTGGGAAGATGCAGCTGATATATCCACTTCAAAACTGAAAACATTAGAGCATGGAAAGCCAGCTGATGGAGCAGGGAAGCAAGATGGTGATGATGGTTATGAAGCCACTAGTCGAAAGAAATATTCGAGAGATTTTCTAATGACCTTCTCGCAGCAGTTTATGGAGCTTCCTGTAGGTTTTGAGATTGGTTCTGACATAGCAGATGCATTGATGAGCACTCCACTTGGGAAATCACCATGTCTAAGTCCTGGGAGGATCATAGACCGGTCATCGGGTCCTCGGTCAGACCGTCGTATGGTTAGCAATTtggatgatgaaaaatggagcagATCACCTGTGTCTTTTGGCCCTGGACGTGACCTTAGATTGGACGCTGGGCAGGGAGCTGCAATTGTTAGTCTTCGACCTGGGCAAGGTGCCAGTTATGCAGTTCTGAGAAATTCTCGTGCCCAGGCATCCAATCAATTTGGAGGAGGTATCCTGTCAGGACCAACACAACCCTTGACATCTCAGGGAAGCATGCCACGTGGAAGTCCTGATGTGGACAAGTGGCAACGCGCAAAAGGTTTAATACCCTCTCCTCAAGCACCTTTGCAGGTTATGCACAAAGCTGAGAAAAAGTATGAAGTGAGCAAATCTGTTGATAAGGAAGAGGCAAAGCAAAGACAACTAAAAGCCATCCTTAACAAGTTAACACCTCAAAATTTTGAAAAACTCTTTGCCCAGGTCAAGGAGGTTAACATTGATAATGCAGTTACTCTTACTGGTGTGATCTCACAGATTTTTGACAAAGCTTTAATGGAACCAACCTTCTGTGAAATGTATGCTAATTTCTGTGTTCATCTCGCTTGTGAACTACCGGGTTTCAATGAAGACAATGAAAAGATCACTTTTAAAAGACTGCTCCTTAACAAATGTCAAGAGGAATTTGAAAGAGAACAAGCTGAAGCTGACAAAGTTGAAGAGGAAGGTGAGATCCAGCAGACCAAAGAGGACAGGGAAAAGAAAAGGCTTCAGGCCCGCAGGCGCATGCTGGGCAATATTAGGTTAATTGGGGAATTGTACAAAAAGAAGATGTTGACTGAGAGAATCATGCATGAGTGCATCAAGAAGTTGTTGGGACAATATCAGAATCCTGATGAGGAAGATCTTGAAGCTTTGTGCAAATTGATGAGTACAATTGGGGAGATGATAGATCACCCCAAAGCAAAGGAGCACATGGATGCATACTTTGACATGATGACAAAGCTCTCAACAAATCAAAAGCTATCCTCACGTGTTAGATTTATGCTGAGAGATGCAATTGATCTTAGGAAGAATAAATGGCAGCAGAGAATGAAAGTCGAGGGGCCTAAGAAGATTGAGGAGGTTCACAGGGATGCAGCTCAAGAAAGGCAATCCCAGTCAAGTAGGTTGGCTCGTGGTCCCATCAATAGTAATGTCCCAAGACGAGGTCAAGCAGTTGATTATGGTCCCCGTGGTTCCATGCCATTAACTTCTCCAAACTCTCAGCAGGTTGGTGGTCTTCGTGGATTGCCATTTCAGTCCCATGGGTATGGCAAGCAGGATGTGCGGGTGGAGGATAGGCATCAGTTTGAAACAAGAACAATGTCACTTCCCCTCCAGCAAAGGTCTACTGATGATGATTCTATTACCCTTGGTCCTCAAGGGGGTCTTGCCAGGGGAATGTCTATCAGAGGACACCCATCAATATCTAATGTTCCAGCTACTGAAACTTCTCTAGCTGTTGAACATCGTAGAATAACGTCAGGTCCAAATGGTACTAGTTATATGGCAGATAGGTTATCTGGAGCAACATCTGATCAATTAAACCTTCAAGTTCATAGTAGTTACTACGGCGTCAGAGACTTTAAGAGTTCAGATCATACTTTTGAGAGATCTGTTCCATCTATCCTACCTTCTGGACGAACTCATGGCACTTCAGGTGGCAGCCTAAACTCGGTTTCTGAAACAAGAACAATATCAGAAGAAGTTTTACGAGAAAAATCAATATTGGCAATTAGAGAGTTCTACAGGTATCATTCTCAATCATGTGTTTTGTAGGTCACGAGAGTTATGCTTGTGATGTTTCGTACTTTTGTTTTCTTCTCGTAACTTGCATGATGAAAATGcttgatttatttttcttctaAATGATATTTTCCTGTCAATcatttgcttattattttgaCATTAAGAGTTCAACCAATAGCTGTAAACATGTAAAGATCTTTTCAATATCTAAACCTCTGTGTTCATCTTATACCAGCATGAAATACTATTTGAGTTGGATTATTGATTCCGTAAACTTATACATAAGATAATTTCATGCTAAGAACTTCAAATGCTGCAATTTTTACAAGATTTGTGCAGCACATGCAAGATAACATCTCATGAACATTGCCATCAGTTGAAAGCTTCATTGTATGATCGTTCTTTTTTCATTTACTTTTAACTTGAACAAGGCTATGAGGGGCTTGTAGAGCAAAGTAACCAAATTTTCGAGATAAAAATGTTCATTATAACCCCACTAAAATCACAAGACCCTATTATCGTAAAATCTCAAGTTGAAGACACTGAAATTCTCTTTTGTCCTAAGCAAAGGCTAGAAAACTTCATCCTTATGAGGATAACCATAAAAATTTGACATTAAGAACAATCTAGGATGAAACTAAGAAAATGGGGATGCTGTGATGTACTGTAACATGTATGCTTTGAGATTC
It encodes the following:
- the LOC135652475 gene encoding eukaryotic translation initiation factor 4G-like translates to MSVYQSRAERIQGQLRKPGRPGSSGQQRSSIGGGGGGGGGSAPPPIPISASPATPSSLSTNRSFKKSGNGHGGQSRVNPTTASSEASGAAPAITFHRAVQNGAQAPAPSPGFSDAPAPGSAKPIDVLTPRNASRAIPKAPSSQSATGASSSSTPLTLPKGDASKTFTLQFGSINPGIMNELQIPARTSSAPPNLDEQHDQAHAESFGAAPTLPIPSVPIPQQQQQTKKVGGGTHQSSNLEQHPVSQAKRDTSIPVPSASVVPPPKSSVLPVSGIPLPMSMSFQPQQPPVPPQLGGPSPQMLPGLAANSLQMTMTLPVANVPQVAQQIYVPGIQPHFVQQQALMHQGQGLGFPPSIVHQLPQQLGNLGMGITSQFPQQQPGKFGGLRRTTVKITHPETHEELRLDKKTDSSKDGGTSGQRPLPNVIPQAQAIATYNAAPQMYYPQIQQNSYSPSTLIFTTTSVPLTSGQVSMSSQAPRYSYSVSQSGQNLPVMQSTMANNVPVGKPSHSSSLCCITKGINSEEKPVSTSLPATVHVTAKPSIGSEGEKVGASLLAPPVVISMPVSKAPKSVKTMADSTDSCQRNKETSPDGPARQPKSGSKPLADVSLPNANTSSTAGDSVPSTKPLISESPAADSGLIPFGPDGRKREPVERSDSLKETQKKQSNKEHLQLDASSPEGANLSLLKITEGRFERELIFQEGHTKTENTETLLATDMAASSMWPSLKAENRNLSGGTTKPCEGNLTPAVSSLSGAILEEEASQDASLGHADSFGLPPDGVSIIEDFPSETTISLSPMVDGTHFKSLDTSLSVANTALDARIDEMLDVTEHGKSDVFNASSRHSNDAEVHPSSTIRNSSEFSCPFVSLKEDDGVRNYQKVTSRDYNAVDNKPLNSFVEDVGTRVEINRTVNVHYRSIDAALDSADSGTAHVSDVSSANDGKDKLHMCPTTREVKYSKDVGLTDSGVMPIESVPVPNSSLSEVAQKLGSKVMELPSVLISMASMGQKEKSSLESSMPKIVAGRKKKRREILLRADAAGASDLYNAYKGPGEKIVIVSNSASIDSSTADTMVAHVDYSNKDVAASEEDGQNKAELDDWEDAADISTSKLKTLEHGKPADGAGKQDGDDGYEATSRKKYSRDFLMTFSQQFMELPVGFEIGSDIADALMSTPLGKSPCLSPGRIIDRSSGPRSDRRMVSNLDDEKWSRSPVSFGPGRDLRLDAGQGAAIVSLRPGQGASYAVLRNSRAQASNQFGGGILSGPTQPLTSQGSMPRGSPDVDKWQRAKGLIPSPQAPLQVMHKAEKKYEVSKSVDKEEAKQRQLKAILNKLTPQNFEKLFAQVKEVNIDNAVTLTGVISQIFDKALMEPTFCEMYANFCVHLACELPGFNEDNEKITFKRLLLNKCQEEFEREQAEADKVEEEGEIQQTKEDREKKRLQARRRMLGNIRLIGELYKKKMLTERIMHECIKKLLGQYQNPDEEDLEALCKLMSTIGEMIDHPKAKEHMDAYFDMMTKLSTNQKLSSRVRFMLRDAIDLRKNKWQQRMKVEGPKKIEEVHRDAAQERQSQSSRLARGPINSNVPRRGQAVDYGPRGSMPLTSPNSQQVGGLRGLPFQSHGYGKQDVRVEDRHQFETRTMSLPLQQRSTDDDSITLGPQGGLARGMSIRGHPSISNVPATETSLAVEHRRITSGPNGTSYMADRLSGATSDQLNLQVHSSYYGVRDFKSSDHTFERSVPSILPSGRTHGTSGGSLNSVSETRTISEEVLREKSILAIREFYSAEDEKEVVLCIKELNAPSFHPSVISLWVIDSFERKDVEQDLLAKLIVKLCKSRDSFLDKDQLLQGFESVISSLEDAVNDAPKAPEFLGRIFAKVVMEDMAPLRDIGRLLCEGGEESGCLRESGLAADVLGNIFETIKLERGDTVLDEIRASSNLPLQDFRPPHPIKSKLDAFF